The Natronoglycomyces albus genome has a segment encoding these proteins:
- a CDS encoding PIN domain-containing protein, which yields MIGLDTNVLVRFLTNDDPKRSEIAARSIETLSEERPGYISHIVLVELYWVLTSKRGYAYSVDEATGAMARLIDAREIVAERADLVRTALKAAQDGAGFADALITARNHDAGCSDTVTFDKGAANNAGMRLLT from the coding sequence TTGATCGGACTTGACACCAACGTTCTCGTTCGATTCTTGACCAACGACGATCCCAAGCGAAGTGAGATCGCCGCGCGGAGCATCGAGACACTGTCCGAAGAACGGCCCGGATACATCAGTCACATCGTGTTGGTAGAGCTCTACTGGGTTCTTACCAGCAAGCGCGGCTATGCCTACTCCGTCGACGAGGCTACCGGCGCCATGGCGCGGCTGATCGATGCCCGCGAGATCGTGGCTGAGCGCGCGGATCTCGTACGCACCGCGCTGAAGGCCGCACAAGACGGAGCCGGTTTTGCCGATGCTCTGATCACGGCTCGCAACCACGACGCGGGATGTTCCGACACGGTCACGTTCGACAAAGGTGCCGCCAACAACGCGGGCATGCGACTGTTGACATAG
- a CDS encoding sugar phosphate isomerase/epimerase family protein, with translation MTASEAPPVLLSTTSVYPEPTPVAFELARRLGYDGVELMVFTDPVSQDAAVIKRLSDHYGVPVGAVHAPCLLMTQRVWSPDPWHRLRRSVEMADHLHAPMVVVHPPFTWQKEYARRFPIVLDELESLFPHITVAVENMYPVKMGKRKLRPYTPHWDPTRRGHNAYTLDFSHCAASGADAMEMAQRMGEKLRHIHLTDGTKPGLDEHLIPGRGNQPCARLLRQLALQGWDGAITVEVSTRKSGSRLQREADLAESLEFAREAMAIQRLPSP, from the coding sequence ATGACTGCAAGTGAGGCGCCACCCGTGTTGCTGTCAACGACCTCGGTTTACCCCGAGCCGACTCCGGTGGCGTTTGAACTAGCCCGCCGACTCGGTTACGACGGAGTCGAGCTCATGGTGTTCACCGACCCGGTCAGTCAAGACGCCGCGGTGATCAAACGCCTGAGCGACCACTACGGGGTCCCCGTCGGGGCCGTGCATGCCCCTTGCCTACTCATGACACAGCGCGTGTGGAGCCCCGACCCGTGGCATCGCCTGCGTCGCAGTGTGGAGATGGCCGACCACCTCCATGCGCCCATGGTGGTCGTACACCCGCCGTTTACCTGGCAAAAGGAATACGCGCGGCGCTTTCCCATCGTGCTCGACGAGTTGGAGAGCCTCTTTCCTCACATCACCGTGGCGGTGGAAAACATGTACCCGGTGAAAATGGGAAAACGAAAATTGCGGCCCTACACCCCCCACTGGGACCCGACTCGGCGCGGGCACAACGCCTACACGTTGGACTTTTCCCACTGTGCCGCCTCAGGGGCCGATGCGATGGAGATGGCCCAGCGTATGGGGGAGAAACTGCGCCACATCCACCTGACCGACGGCACGAAACCCGGCCTGGACGAACACTTGATCCCCGGTCGCGGAAACCAGCCGTGCGCGCGATTGCTGCGGCAGCTAGCCCTCCAGGGCTGGGACGGGGCGATCACGGTCGAAGTGTCCACCCGCAAATCCGGCTCCCGGTTGCAGCGGGAAGCCGACTTGGCCGAATCGCTGGAATTCGCCCGGGAGGCGATGGCCATCCAGCGGTTGCCCAGCCCCTAG
- a CDS encoding PTS sugar transporter subunit IIA: MSEILAPVSGTAVDLSAVDDPVFSQGMVGPGAAVEPNFEPEVAAVREPQGGEVPKDVTSEAVSPIGGTIVKLHPHAFVVAGTHGHGVLVHLGIDTVDLKGEGFELLVREGETVTAGQAIVRWSPAAVRASGRSAVCPVIALDADPSVVTDLASGEINTGEALFTWSDAT, encoded by the coding sequence GTGAGTGAAATCTTGGCCCCAGTCTCAGGCACCGCCGTCGATCTATCGGCGGTCGACGATCCGGTGTTCTCCCAGGGCATGGTCGGCCCCGGGGCCGCCGTCGAACCGAACTTCGAACCCGAGGTCGCCGCTGTACGCGAACCGCAGGGAGGTGAGGTGCCCAAGGACGTCACGAGCGAGGCTGTGTCTCCCATCGGCGGCACCATCGTCAAGCTGCACCCGCACGCCTTTGTCGTCGCGGGTACGCATGGCCATGGCGTCCTGGTTCACCTTGGTATCGACACCGTCGACCTCAAGGGCGAGGGTTTCGAGCTCCTGGTGCGTGAAGGGGAGACCGTCACCGCCGGACAAGCCATCGTGCGCTGGAGCCCGGCCGCGGTGCGTGCCTCCGGCCGCTCCGCCGTATGCCCAGTCATCGCGCTTGACGCGGACCCGAGCGTCGTCACCGACCTGGCCTCGGGCGAGATCAACACTGGCGAAGCGCTTTTCACCTGGTCTGACGCCACCTGA
- the tsaD gene encoding tRNA (adenosine(37)-N6)-threonylcarbamoyltransferase complex transferase subunit TsaD, with translation MTDIVPAPRPAGSAAGRFERSQPLVLGIESSCDETGVGIVRGLDLLANEVASSMDQHARFGGVVPEVASRAHLEAMVPTVQRALQTAEVTWDDLDAIAVTAGPGLAGALMVGVGAAKSYAQATGKPLYGVNHLRAHLAVDTLEHGEVEPGTLGLLVSGGHTSLLLIEDLAGKVTELGETIDDAAGEAYDKVARILGMPFPGGPHIDKAAQDGDAEYVNFPRGLTSGRDMQRHRYDYSFSGLKTAVARWVEAQRAEGRDIPINHVAASFQEAVCDVLTRKAILAAKEHGADTLMLGGGVVANSRLRALAWERAEAAGMRVRQPRPALCTDNGAMVAALGSHLVAADVAPSQLDFPADSSLSIDVVALANGE, from the coding sequence ATGACCGATATCGTGCCCGCACCGCGACCCGCCGGTTCCGCCGCTGGGCGTTTCGAGAGGTCTCAGCCGCTGGTGTTGGGCATCGAGTCCTCCTGCGATGAGACCGGCGTGGGTATTGTGCGCGGGCTGGACCTGCTGGCCAATGAGGTGGCATCGAGCATGGACCAGCACGCTCGATTCGGTGGTGTCGTGCCGGAGGTGGCTTCCCGCGCTCACTTGGAGGCGATGGTGCCGACCGTGCAGCGGGCGCTACAGACGGCGGAGGTGACATGGGACGACCTCGACGCGATCGCGGTGACGGCCGGGCCAGGTCTGGCCGGGGCGCTCATGGTTGGGGTCGGCGCGGCCAAGTCCTATGCGCAAGCTACCGGCAAGCCGCTCTACGGTGTTAATCACCTGCGCGCGCATTTGGCAGTGGACACGCTCGAACACGGTGAGGTGGAGCCGGGAACGCTGGGCCTGTTGGTCTCGGGTGGACACACCTCACTGCTGTTGATCGAGGATTTGGCGGGTAAGGTCACCGAGCTGGGCGAGACCATCGACGACGCCGCCGGCGAAGCGTATGACAAGGTGGCGCGCATTTTGGGAATGCCTTTCCCGGGTGGGCCGCACATTGACAAAGCCGCCCAGGATGGTGATGCGGAGTATGTGAACTTCCCGCGCGGGCTCACCAGCGGCCGCGACATGCAGCGGCACCGGTACGATTATTCGTTCTCGGGGCTGAAGACGGCGGTGGCCCGGTGGGTGGAGGCGCAGCGGGCCGAGGGCCGCGACATTCCGATCAACCATGTGGCCGCGTCGTTTCAAGAAGCGGTGTGCGATGTCTTGACGCGCAAGGCGATTCTGGCCGCGAAGGAACATGGAGCGGACACTCTGATGCTCGGTGGTGGCGTGGTGGCCAACTCGCGTCTGCGGGCCTTGGCATGGGAGCGGGCCGAAGCGGCGGGTATGCGCGTTCGGCAGCCGCGACCGGCGTTGTGCACGGACAACGGCGCGATGGTGGCTGCGCTCGGTTCGCATTTGGTCGCGGCCGATGTGGCACCGTCTCAACTGGATTTCCCAGCGGACTCTTCTTTGAGTATCGATGTGGTGGCCTTGGCCAACGGCGAATGA
- a CDS encoding HPr family phosphocarrier protein codes for MMAQREIKVALEVGLHARPAAQFVQLAAASDSEVTVAKAGGEAVNAKSMLSVLSLDVRHGDTITITTDDAEALGHIEELVTSA; via the coding sequence ATGATGGCGCAACGCGAAATTAAGGTCGCCCTGGAAGTAGGGCTGCATGCCCGGCCCGCCGCCCAGTTCGTGCAGCTGGCCGCCGCCTCCGATTCTGAGGTGACGGTCGCGAAAGCCGGTGGTGAGGCCGTCAACGCCAAGAGCATGCTCTCCGTGCTTAGTCTTGACGTCCGTCATGGCGACACCATCACCATCACCACCGATGACGCCGAGGCGCTGGGACACATCGAAGAGCTGGTCACCAGTGCCTAG
- a CDS encoding proline dehydrogenase family protein, producing the protein MLRSAILAAARSSKIERLVGTAPLSRSVVRRYVAGETTADALAAARALAADGLLSTLDYLGEDTLDMAQAEFTRDEYLRLLQALKEEGLAETTEVSVKLSALGQDIDPEAAYRHASEICESAAKAETTVTVDMEDHTRTDSTLEILGRLRANFPDTGAVLQSYLRRTEDDCKDLSKEGSRVRLCKGAYKEPESVAYQGKLDVDRSYVRCINALMAGEGYPMLATHDPRLVEIGIDRAKWFDRDKDSFEFQMLYGIRPEEQLRLAAEGYRVRCYVPYGDQWYGYLMRRLAERPANVSFFARSLVSRK; encoded by the coding sequence ATGCTGCGATCTGCAATTCTAGCCGCTGCTCGGTCATCGAAGATTGAGCGCCTCGTCGGTACCGCCCCGCTTAGCCGGTCGGTGGTTCGGCGCTATGTCGCTGGAGAAACCACCGCCGATGCCTTGGCCGCCGCCCGCGCCCTTGCCGCCGACGGCCTGCTGTCCACCCTTGACTACCTCGGTGAAGACACCCTGGACATGGCTCAGGCCGAGTTCACCCGGGACGAGTACCTGCGGCTGCTGCAGGCGCTGAAGGAAGAGGGTTTGGCCGAGACCACCGAGGTCAGCGTGAAGCTGTCCGCGCTGGGCCAGGACATCGACCCCGAAGCGGCCTACCGGCACGCTTCCGAAATCTGCGAATCGGCCGCGAAGGCCGAAACGACGGTCACCGTCGACATGGAAGACCACACGCGCACCGACTCCACCTTGGAGATCCTCGGACGCCTGCGGGCCAACTTCCCCGACACCGGTGCCGTCCTCCAGTCCTACCTGCGCCGCACCGAGGACGACTGCAAGGACCTGTCGAAAGAGGGCTCCCGCGTGCGTCTGTGCAAGGGCGCGTACAAGGAGCCCGAGTCGGTCGCCTACCAAGGCAAGCTCGATGTGGACCGCTCGTATGTGCGCTGCATCAACGCCCTCATGGCCGGAGAAGGCTACCCGATGCTGGCCACCCATGACCCGCGCCTGGTGGAAATCGGCATCGACCGCGCCAAGTGGTTCGACCGCGACAAGGACTCCTTCGAGTTCCAAATGCTCTATGGCATTCGTCCCGAAGAACAGCTGCGCCTAGCCGCCGAAGGCTACCGGGTTCGCTGCTACGTCCCCTACGGGGACCAGTGGTACGGCTACCTCATGCGCCGTTTGGCCGAAAGGCCGGCAAACGTGTCCTTCTTCGCGCGCTCTCTGGTAAGCAGGAAGTAA
- a CDS encoding NUDIX hydrolase → METPPAHLEYRPSARIILANRRDEILLFNENHPVKGPLWFTVGGRLEPDETPMRAAVRELKEETGLVVAPDRLGQPIATSRGEWEYRGRQLWSYDTFFFLRVDELEVDDSGMEDYEFEQIASHRWWPVGELETTTALIFPGEFAWLARRLVSGETWDEPVKLPWFVA, encoded by the coding sequence ATGGAAACGCCTCCCGCCCACCTCGAATACCGCCCGTCCGCCCGCATCATCCTGGCCAACCGTCGCGACGAGATCTTGCTGTTCAACGAGAACCACCCGGTCAAGGGTCCGCTGTGGTTCACCGTGGGCGGCCGTTTGGAACCGGACGAAACTCCCATGCGGGCCGCCGTGCGCGAGTTGAAGGAAGAGACCGGCCTGGTGGTGGCGCCGGATCGACTCGGCCAGCCCATCGCCACGAGCAGGGGCGAGTGGGAGTATCGCGGGCGTCAGCTGTGGAGCTACGACACGTTCTTCTTCCTGCGGGTCGATGAGCTAGAGGTCGACGACTCGGGAATGGAGGACTATGAGTTCGAGCAGATCGCGTCGCATCGCTGGTGGCCGGTCGGTGAGCTGGAGACCACGACCGCGCTGATCTTCCCCGGCGAGTTCGCGTGGCTGGCGCGGAGACTCGTCTCCGGCGAGACCTGGGACGAGCCGGTGAAGCTACCCTGGTTCGTCGCCTAA
- a CDS encoding PTS transporter subunit EIIC, which yields MSATDSTKSRPTTPWRTRALAVLQRFGRSLMLPIAVLPAAALLLRFGQDDMLGVDGLGGRAEWLLPVAKVMAASGDALFTNLPLLFAVGIAFGFAKKGDGSAALAGLVGYLSFHAVSMIMFAESSISDNVLITAVDGDGELYDHLDMGMQNPTGVLGGIVVGLLSAYLWKKYHRIKLPTWLSFFGGRRFVPIATAVTGLLLGVLAGLLWPMASIGVDAFGDWMATHGGIGALLYGMANRLLVPFGLHHIINSVVWFTIPGCNVDGQTASGDLNCYFLGQEGAGTFMAGYFPIMMFAIPAIALAFWATARPENKKTTLSFAIATGTTAFVTGITEPVEFAFIFIAPLLFGIHVVMTGVSMFIADLLNIKIGFGFSAGLIDYLLNFGKSNTSNPLLVLVVGLIYFVVYFLIFYYLIKKLNLPTPGREPAEGTEENGQLAESPTPATSTASTEASATDTPPQADGDTGDKPRE from the coding sequence GTGAGCGCCACCGATTCCACTAAATCCAGGCCCACCACTCCCTGGAGAACCCGCGCCCTCGCGGTTCTCCAACGCTTCGGACGCAGCCTCATGCTGCCCATCGCCGTCCTGCCCGCCGCCGCGCTACTGCTGCGTTTCGGACAAGACGACATGCTCGGCGTCGACGGTCTCGGCGGCCGCGCCGAATGGTTGCTCCCCGTGGCCAAAGTCATGGCCGCCTCCGGAGACGCGCTATTCACCAACCTGCCACTACTGTTCGCAGTCGGCATCGCCTTCGGCTTCGCCAAGAAGGGCGACGGCTCGGCAGCCCTAGCCGGTCTGGTCGGCTACCTGTCCTTCCATGCGGTCAGCATGATCATGTTCGCCGAGTCCAGCATCAGCGACAACGTCCTCATCACCGCAGTAGACGGCGACGGCGAACTCTACGACCACCTCGACATGGGAATGCAAAACCCCACCGGCGTGCTCGGCGGTATCGTCGTCGGTCTGCTCTCGGCATACCTGTGGAAGAAGTACCACCGCATCAAGCTGCCCACCTGGCTGTCGTTCTTCGGTGGCCGGCGCTTTGTGCCGATCGCCACCGCCGTCACCGGACTCTTGCTCGGCGTGTTGGCCGGTCTCCTGTGGCCGATGGCCTCCATCGGGGTGGACGCCTTCGGAGACTGGATGGCCACACACGGCGGCATCGGCGCCCTGCTCTACGGCATGGCAAACCGCCTGTTGGTGCCCTTCGGGCTACACCACATCATCAACTCGGTCGTCTGGTTCACCATTCCCGGATGCAATGTGGATGGACAGACCGCATCGGGTGACCTGAACTGCTACTTCTTGGGCCAAGAAGGCGCCGGAACGTTCATGGCCGGTTACTTCCCCATCATGATGTTCGCGATCCCCGCCATCGCGCTGGCCTTCTGGGCCACGGCACGACCGGAGAACAAGAAGACGACCTTGTCCTTCGCGATCGCCACCGGTACCACGGCGTTCGTCACCGGTATCACCGAACCGGTCGAATTCGCGTTCATCTTCATCGCGCCGCTGCTGTTTGGCATACACGTGGTCATGACAGGCGTGTCAATGTTCATCGCCGACCTGCTCAATATCAAGATCGGCTTCGGATTCTCAGCCGGACTGATCGACTACCTACTCAACTTCGGTAAGTCCAACACGAGCAACCCATTGCTGGTGTTGGTGGTCGGCTTGATCTACTTTGTCGTGTACTTCTTGATCTTCTACTACCTGATCAAGAAGCTGAACCTGCCCACGCCAGGCCGTGAACCAGCCGAGGGAACCGAGGAGAACGGTCAGCTGGCCGAAAGCCCAACCCCGGCTACCTCCACTGCTTCCACCGAGGCATCCGCGACGGATACGCCACCACAGGCCGACGGAGACACTGGAGACAAACCAAGAGAATAG
- a CDS encoding 30S ribosomal protein bS22 — translation MGSVVKKRRKRMAKKKHRKLLRKTRVQRRRLGK, via the coding sequence ATGGGCTCGGTCGTCAAGAAGCGGCGTAAGCGCATGGCAAAGAAGAAGCACCGTAAGCTGCTTCGTAAGACCCGCGTGCAGCGTCGTCGTCTCGGCAAGTAG
- the rimI gene encoding ribosomal protein S18-alanine N-acetyltransferase encodes MNGTSTSYRIERLRWWHLRHIAHLEKLIFGAEAWTDGMLWAELAAGHYYRVALPSRPEPGAQDEVLAYAGLALVPPEEAWINNIAVAPAARGRGIARALLEDLLSHARDQGIQSVLLEVAVDNMPAQILYDSFGFDTVGIRKGYYQPSNTDAAVMRMELQ; translated from the coding sequence ATGAACGGTACGTCAACCAGTTACCGCATCGAGCGTTTGCGCTGGTGGCACCTTAGGCACATTGCCCATTTGGAGAAGCTGATCTTCGGGGCCGAGGCGTGGACTGACGGCATGTTGTGGGCGGAACTGGCCGCGGGGCACTATTACCGAGTGGCACTACCGTCGAGGCCGGAACCTGGTGCCCAGGATGAAGTGTTGGCCTACGCGGGTTTGGCGTTGGTTCCGCCCGAGGAGGCGTGGATTAACAACATCGCCGTCGCCCCCGCCGCTCGCGGCAGGGGTATTGCGAGGGCGTTGTTGGAGGACCTCCTGTCACATGCTCGTGACCAGGGAATTCAGAGCGTATTGTTGGAGGTCGCCGTCGATAATATGCCCGCCCAGATCCTCTACGATTCATTTGGCTTCGACACTGTCGGAATCCGCAAGGGTTATTATCAGCCGTCGAACACTGATGCCGCTGTTATGAGAATGGAACTGCAATGA
- a CDS encoding DUF2516 family protein gives MVEAAPFALQVYAWTMFLISGLSGLLAIGAALHCAVQKNEVFGAIGTISKGTWLAVLLIPAVLAMFPTGLAFIFGLIALCAALVYLLDIRKGIKEIGQNPY, from the coding sequence ATGGTAGAAGCAGCACCATTCGCCCTCCAAGTCTATGCCTGGACCATGTTCCTGATCAGCGGCTTGTCGGGTCTGCTGGCGATCGGAGCCGCTTTGCACTGCGCGGTGCAAAAGAACGAGGTTTTCGGCGCGATCGGCACGATCTCCAAGGGCACATGGCTGGCCGTCCTCCTCATCCCCGCCGTCTTGGCCATGTTCCCCACCGGCCTGGCGTTTATCTTCGGCCTGATCGCCTTGTGCGCGGCATTGGTCTACCTACTGGATATCCGCAAGGGCATCAAGGAAATAGGCCAAAACCCCTACTAG
- a CDS encoding AbrB/MazE/SpoVT family DNA-binding domain-containing protein has protein sequence MEATITSKGQVTIPYKLRQQHGLSQGVRIDFQETDHGTIEMIPTTAKPSISSLRGILKPPPRPLSQAQMDAAVADGALEGLDVDRT, from the coding sequence ATGGAAGCCACTATTACCAGTAAGGGACAAGTGACGATCCCCTATAAGCTGCGGCAGCAGCACGGGTTGTCCCAAGGCGTCCGGATCGACTTTCAAGAGACCGACCACGGGACGATCGAAATGATTCCGACTACGGCGAAGCCCTCGATCTCCTCGCTGCGGGGCATTCTGAAGCCCCCGCCACGGCCTCTCAGCCAAGCACAGATGGATGCGGCCGTCGCCGACGGCGCGCTGGAAGGCCTCGACGTTGATCGGACTTGA
- the ptsP gene encoding phosphoenolpyruvate--protein phosphotransferase — protein sequence MPRSAASGSDGLVGIGVSPGIAFAPLKRMAEPIAAPEASLRHAGDAEAEQHRLTQALHAVATELERRSEQARSAGRDDAADVLQAQVMMASDPGLPEGAGAMIRQGKAAERAIFDTFNTFRDMITSAGGYMAGRAADLDDIRDRVVAVLTGADMPGIPESDEPFILVAHDLAPADTAGIDADLVTALVTVQGSPTSHTAILARTMGIPAVVACASAAELEEGVQLLVDGSSGTISVDPDEQQVAQAREVDRLRLAAIAESTGPGATADGHRVQLLANIGGPDDVAAAVANGAEGVGLYRTEFLYLDRVDEPTLEEQRHAYHQVSVAFPNGKVVVRTLDAGADKPLAFIPTAEEPNPALGERGLRLAHTHAQLLADQLEALGQVHENDPAELLVMAPMVADVDDAEFFTRAVRNAGLNQAGIMVEVPSAAIRARDLADIVDFFSIGTNDLAQYTYAADRQVGNLAAYQNPWQPALLDLIAMTARAAAEAEKPCGVCGEAASDPVLACVLVGLGVTSLSMSAPALPMVRAALARHDLAQCRAAAEAALGERDAEAANAAAKEALPALMELGLA from the coding sequence GTGCCTAGGTCGGCTGCTTCCGGATCAGATGGACTCGTGGGCATCGGCGTCTCCCCCGGGATCGCGTTCGCCCCCCTCAAACGTATGGCGGAGCCGATAGCGGCTCCCGAGGCGAGCCTGCGCCACGCTGGCGACGCCGAGGCGGAGCAACACCGCCTGACCCAAGCGCTCCACGCCGTCGCCACCGAGCTGGAACGGCGCTCCGAACAGGCTCGGAGCGCTGGCCGTGACGATGCCGCCGACGTGCTACAAGCCCAGGTCATGATGGCCTCGGACCCCGGCCTGCCCGAAGGAGCGGGGGCCATGATCCGGCAGGGGAAGGCCGCTGAGCGCGCCATCTTCGACACGTTCAACACCTTCCGCGACATGATCACCTCCGCAGGCGGGTACATGGCCGGGCGAGCAGCCGACCTCGACGACATCCGCGACCGAGTGGTGGCCGTGCTGACCGGTGCGGATATGCCCGGCATCCCCGAATCCGACGAGCCGTTCATTTTGGTCGCCCATGACCTGGCTCCGGCCGACACCGCCGGGATTGACGCGGACCTTGTCACGGCCCTCGTCACCGTGCAGGGAAGCCCCACCAGCCATACGGCCATCCTCGCTCGCACCATGGGCATCCCGGCCGTCGTCGCCTGTGCCTCCGCCGCCGAGCTGGAGGAAGGCGTTCAGCTGCTGGTTGATGGCAGCTCGGGCACGATCAGTGTCGACCCCGACGAGCAGCAGGTGGCTCAGGCTCGCGAAGTCGACCGACTGCGGCTGGCCGCCATCGCCGAATCCACCGGACCCGGAGCGACCGCCGACGGTCACCGGGTGCAATTGCTGGCCAATATCGGTGGACCCGACGACGTCGCGGCCGCGGTGGCCAATGGAGCCGAAGGGGTCGGTCTCTACCGCACCGAGTTCCTTTACCTCGACCGCGTCGACGAGCCCACTCTCGAAGAACAACGCCACGCCTACCATCAGGTCAGCGTGGCCTTTCCCAACGGAAAGGTTGTGGTGCGCACGCTCGACGCCGGGGCCGACAAGCCGCTGGCGTTTATCCCCACCGCCGAAGAGCCGAACCCGGCGCTGGGGGAGCGGGGTCTACGTCTGGCGCACACCCATGCGCAGCTGTTGGCAGACCAACTCGAGGCCCTGGGGCAAGTCCACGAAAATGATCCGGCCGAGCTCCTGGTCATGGCCCCGATGGTGGCTGACGTGGACGACGCGGAATTTTTCACCCGCGCCGTTCGCAACGCCGGCCTCAATCAGGCCGGGATCATGGTGGAGGTCCCCTCGGCCGCGATTCGAGCCCGGGACCTGGCCGACATCGTGGACTTCTTTAGCATCGGCACCAATGACCTCGCCCAATACACTTATGCGGCAGACCGGCAGGTCGGAAACCTCGCCGCATACCAAAACCCTTGGCAGCCAGCGCTGCTAGATCTCATAGCGATGACGGCCCGCGCGGCCGCTGAGGCCGAAAAGCCATGCGGAGTGTGCGGTGAGGCCGCCTCTGACCCGGTGCTGGCGTGTGTGCTGGTCGGACTCGGGGTCACGAGCCTGTCGATGTCTGCCCCGGCCCTGCCGATGGTCAGAGCCGCCTTGGCTCGCCACGACCTGGCACAATGCCGGGCGGCGGCTGAAGCGGCCCTCGGGGAGCGGGACGCCGAAGCGGCCAACGCGGCGGCTAAGGAAGCTCTGCCAGCCCTGATGGAGCTGGGGCTGGCTTAA
- a CDS encoding helix-turn-helix domain-containing protein, with the protein MNEPSKILDEVKFLTVSEVAELMRVSKMTVYRLVHSGDLQAVRVGRSFRVPESAVEDYLSGALDSTAKE; encoded by the coding sequence ATGAATGAACCCAGCAAGATTCTCGATGAAGTCAAGTTTCTGACAGTCTCTGAGGTCGCTGAACTGATGCGGGTCTCCAAGATGACTGTCTATCGCCTTGTCCACTCCGGGGACTTGCAGGCGGTGCGAGTCGGCCGCTCCTTCCGAGTGCCCGAAAGCGCAGTGGAGGATTACCTCTCCGGCGCGCTTGACTCTACCGCGAAAGAATAA
- a CDS encoding lysophospholipid acyltransferase family protein: MSNPFDSAPMRDRFDPELTEHLALPILRQLYNNWFRVTVNGIDNLPEEGPVLLVANHSGTIAVDAMMLMVAVHDEPEKPRHLRLLGADFMLNTPIVGQAVKRFGATVANPKDALELVQRGEAIGVFPEGTKGTGKPFAQRYRLQRFGRGGFAALALQTGTPIIPVSIMGAEEIYPLIGNMPRLARKLGLPYFPVTPTFPFLGPLGLVPLPTKWTIEFGKPVETAGAEYDAHSARDVFALADSVKKTIQATLDGLLEQRGSIFGD; this comes from the coding sequence ATGAGCAACCCTTTCGATTCGGCTCCGATGCGAGACCGTTTTGATCCCGAACTGACCGAACACCTCGCGTTGCCCATCTTGCGACAGCTGTACAACAACTGGTTTCGGGTCACGGTCAACGGCATCGACAATCTGCCCGAAGAAGGGCCCGTCCTGCTGGTCGCCAACCATTCGGGGACCATCGCCGTGGATGCGATGATGCTCATGGTCGCCGTCCACGACGAACCCGAGAAGCCGCGCCATCTGCGCCTCCTGGGCGCCGACTTCATGCTAAATACGCCCATCGTCGGGCAAGCCGTGAAACGGTTCGGCGCTACCGTGGCCAACCCGAAGGACGCTCTTGAGCTGGTGCAACGCGGTGAGGCCATCGGTGTGTTCCCCGAGGGCACCAAGGGCACCGGAAAGCCCTTCGCGCAACGCTATCGGCTGCAACGTTTCGGGCGCGGCGGGTTTGCCGCGCTCGCCTTGCAAACCGGCACCCCGATCATTCCAGTGTCCATTATGGGGGCTGAAGAGATATACCCGCTCATTGGCAATATGCCACGATTGGCCCGCAAACTAGGACTGCCGTACTTCCCAGTGACGCCAACGTTCCCGTTTCTGGGCCCCTTGGGTTTGGTTCCGCTGCCGACGAAGTGGACAATCGAATTCGGCAAGCCGGTGGAAACGGCCGGGGCCGAATATGACGCGCACTCGGCGCGAGACGTCTTCGCATTGGCCGATTCGGTCAAGAAGACCATCCAGGCGACCTTGGACGGCCTACTAGAACAGCGCGGTTCCATCTTCGGGGACTGA